A window of Aeromicrobium sp. Root236 contains these coding sequences:
- a CDS encoding methyltransferase domain-containing protein, whose translation MTTWDPDRYLQFADDRSRPFVDLVARVQGEPSSIVDLGCGPGHLTAVLRARWPEATVHGVDSSPDMIAKADADNDDERTTYELADVAAWTSAEPVGLVVSNALFQWVPDQLAVIRRLAGLVTPGGTFALQVPCNYDAPSHRLLHEVSSRPPYGEHTEGLHGDRGTHAEAYLDLFAGLGWTTDAWETTYLHVLQGADPVFEWISGTGARPILQALPDGLREEFVADYKAALREAYPAQAWGTVLPFSRTFAVARREA comes from the coding sequence ATGACGACATGGGACCCCGACCGCTACCTGCAGTTCGCCGACGACCGCTCCCGGCCCTTCGTCGACCTCGTGGCTCGCGTGCAGGGCGAGCCGTCGAGCATCGTCGACCTCGGCTGCGGACCCGGCCACCTCACCGCTGTCCTCCGCGCGAGGTGGCCCGAAGCAACGGTCCACGGCGTCGACTCGTCGCCGGACATGATCGCCAAGGCCGACGCTGACAACGACGACGAGCGGACGACGTACGAGCTGGCCGACGTCGCCGCCTGGACCAGCGCCGAGCCGGTCGGCCTGGTCGTGTCGAATGCGCTCTTCCAGTGGGTGCCGGACCAGCTCGCGGTCATCCGGCGACTGGCCGGGCTCGTCACCCCCGGCGGCACGTTCGCGCTCCAGGTGCCCTGCAACTACGACGCCCCGAGCCACCGGCTGCTCCACGAGGTCTCCTCGCGGCCGCCGTACGGCGAGCACACCGAAGGACTCCACGGCGACCGCGGGACGCACGCCGAGGCGTACCTCGACCTGTTCGCCGGACTCGGCTGGACGACCGACGCGTGGGAGACGACCTACCTCCACGTCCTGCAGGGCGCAGATCCCGTGTTCGAGTGGATCTCGGGCACCGGGGCCCGCCCGATCCTCCAGGCGCTGCCGGACGGTCTGCGCGAGGAGTTCGTCGCCGACTACAAAGCCGCACTTCGGGAGGCCTATCCCGCGCAGGCATGGGGCACGGTGCTGCCGTTCAGCCGTACGTTTGCCGTCGCCCGCCGCGAGGCCTGA
- the glmU gene encoding bifunctional UDP-N-acetylglucosamine diphosphorylase/glucosamine-1-phosphate N-acetyltransferase GlmU has product MSDRVTAIVLAAGAGTRMKSSRAKVLHEIAGRTMLEHALVAVAGAGVHTTVAVVGHDREQVSEAITAYDPSIIQAVQEQQNGTGHAVHVALESLDSAPDGTVIVTYADVPLLSAQTLAELLVGHRAAGHTVTILTAEVDDPTGYGRILRGPDGAVTAIREHKDASDEERAVREINSGILVVDGRFLTDAVARLETDNAQGELYLTDIIGKAVAEGRPVGAHVLEDVWQTEGVNDRAQLARLGAELNRRITAHWMAEGVTIVDPATTWIDSAVTLEPDVTVLPGTQLLGATAVARGATIGPDTTLRNIEVGAGATVVRTHGSDAVIGDEATVGPFAYLRPGTELGAGGKIGTFVEVKNSTIGEGAKVPHLTYVGDAEIGEGANIGAGTIFANYDGVNKHRSTIGKHAKTSSNNTFVAPVTVGDGAFTGAGSTIREDVPPGALAVSAGAQRNIEGWVADKRPDTASARAARAAQDHAAEETSGE; this is encoded by the coding sequence GTGAGCGATCGAGTAACGGCCATCGTCCTGGCGGCGGGAGCGGGCACGCGGATGAAGTCCTCGCGCGCCAAGGTCCTGCACGAGATCGCCGGGCGGACGATGCTCGAGCACGCTCTCGTGGCGGTCGCCGGTGCGGGCGTCCACACGACGGTCGCCGTCGTCGGTCACGACCGCGAGCAGGTGTCGGAGGCCATCACGGCGTACGACCCCTCGATCATCCAGGCCGTGCAGGAGCAGCAGAACGGCACGGGCCACGCCGTCCACGTCGCCCTCGAGTCCCTCGACAGCGCGCCCGACGGCACGGTCATCGTGACGTACGCCGACGTGCCCCTGCTGTCGGCGCAGACGCTCGCCGAGCTGCTGGTCGGCCATCGCGCCGCCGGCCACACCGTCACGATCCTGACCGCCGAGGTCGACGACCCCACGGGCTACGGCCGCATCCTGCGCGGTCCCGACGGCGCCGTGACGGCGATCCGTGAGCACAAGGACGCCTCCGACGAGGAGCGCGCCGTGCGCGAGATCAACAGCGGCATCCTCGTCGTCGACGGCAGGTTCCTCACCGACGCCGTGGCGCGGCTCGAGACCGACAACGCGCAGGGCGAGCTCTACCTGACCGACATCATCGGCAAGGCCGTCGCCGAAGGGCGGCCGGTGGGCGCCCACGTCCTCGAGGACGTCTGGCAGACCGAAGGCGTCAACGACCGCGCCCAGCTCGCCCGGCTCGGCGCCGAGCTCAACCGCCGCATCACGGCGCACTGGATGGCCGAGGGCGTCACGATCGTCGACCCGGCCACGACGTGGATCGACTCCGCCGTGACGCTCGAGCCCGACGTCACGGTCCTGCCCGGCACCCAGCTGCTCGGCGCCACGGCGGTCGCCCGGGGCGCCACGATCGGACCGGACACGACGTTGCGCAACATCGAGGTCGGCGCCGGCGCCACGGTCGTACGCACGCACGGCTCCGATGCCGTGATCGGCGACGAGGCCACTGTCGGCCCGTTCGCCTACCTCCGCCCCGGCACCGAGCTCGGCGCCGGCGGCAAGATCGGCACGTTCGTGGAGGTCAAGAACTCGACGATCGGCGAGGGCGCCAAGGTGCCGCACCTGACGTACGTCGGCGACGCCGAGATCGGCGAGGGCGCCAACATCGGCGCCGGCACGATCTTCGCCAACTACGACGGCGTCAACAAGCACCGTTCCACGATCGGCAAGCACGCCAAGACCAGCTCCAACAACACGTTCGTCGCACCCGTCACGGTCGGCGACGGAGCGTTCACGGGAGCCGGCTCGACGATCCGCGAGGACGTACCACCGGGGGCGCTGGCCGTGAGTGCTGGTGCACAGAGGAACATTGAGGGGTGGGTGGCCGACAAACGTCCGGACACCGCATCCGCCCGTGCCGCCCGCGCGGCGCAGGACCACGCGGCAGAGGAGACCTCCGGTGAGTAG